Proteins from one Mesotoga infera genomic window:
- a CDS encoding CRISPR-associated protein Csx11 yields MSKDLTVLAENRDVLLTAEIACWLHMIGKYHEDFISEKNRKLDAMVPSEIIVNPMMSKLFVDDLTYGASEKVADKWGNDRSIVKKTIIKEFIETHKGKPQNPYLSLNRDAHGRGSGTEKGILDDEAYEDQKNRANAIIYPSTAFGFENNYMNIDEIASERHILYNFIQQKLDAVRKLAGQNSAEDLKVWKVLRQEFISTLQRHFSKAIGDTRRPINDVTLWDQTISSVAFFKAELAESLINGYKDPFDKDKYTFRYLHVTFDGESYVAKGTGIGDTITRRKLIDEAFDSAKLLIEVEYPLGLEIYRDTNGITFLIPELSEKLTIDDLVVKKGVSLKQTISEKITASTNWEVTPFFHISERPSRSLYNLGSMISKRPDGNIPYLKLKELWTEKAELCSSCNIRPIEASSRKRGIKFCEECYKRITGRGKQWVENRNNQTVWIDEIADSTGKIALLSFGFSLNSWINKAHNLSTFGNLKKTVGFSFKELTEELSTSNKLDCMPNLKSIGKKHVLNDLKTVDGLYDFMVGSEDLEDNKALTKNEKLALAIWRKPPSFARVRRVWETTSKFWDEALVEIKAVISPITERIVLKVRTNNLNLPPNNAYEAKVNETKFTVFYENKNPKGADGLENFVIIENLDLLAKKLGVEIKKGSRKDLIDELIKEFKDKNIDFFSSNTPLEVLASSRIEGIEIESCNYSPVIEITKDPERFMVLVPADKALEAAKKIKEKYEKEMGKVRNRLPMNLGIVYAGYHTALPAIMDAGRRLIQIDNKEKEWILTKQPEEYSNYFKLYFEDQVWKIPSKMGDCSEDVWYPYFYVDNLDKVEREKRCLSFKGPSGNWLVHVSQLKEGDKVLVTPSYFDFEYLSSASQRFEISYNGESRRRSKDRKHRPYYLDDLDKIERVWVILSTRLSNSQIKKLNTLVEEKRRDWTDSLGEKDETFKSYVENVIDNLRWKQSLAKDEKDTLVDFCVSRKLADVLEIHMSILKDKSEVAE; encoded by the coding sequence ATGAGTAAAGACTTGACTGTCCTTGCAGAAAACAGAGACGTTTTGCTTACTGCTGAAATTGCATGCTGGTTGCACATGATAGGGAAGTATCACGAAGACTTCATAAGCGAAAAAAACAGGAAGCTAGATGCTATGGTTCCCTCCGAAATCATTGTGAATCCCATGATGAGTAAGCTTTTCGTGGATGATCTCACTTACGGAGCCTCAGAAAAGGTGGCTGATAAATGGGGAAATGACAGATCAATTGTCAAGAAAACAATAATCAAGGAGTTTATTGAAACTCACAAAGGAAAACCCCAAAATCCCTATCTGAGCTTGAATCGAGATGCGCATGGAAGGGGCTCGGGAACAGAAAAAGGGATTCTTGATGACGAAGCATATGAAGACCAAAAAAATAGGGCTAATGCTATCATATACCCATCTACCGCATTTGGTTTTGAAAATAACTACATGAACATTGACGAAATAGCTTCCGAAAGACATATTTTGTACAACTTTATACAACAAAAGCTAGATGCAGTTCGAAAACTGGCTGGGCAGAATAGTGCAGAGGACCTAAAAGTATGGAAGGTACTTAGACAGGAGTTTATCAGCACACTTCAGAGGCATTTCAGTAAAGCAATAGGAGACACTAGAAGACCTATAAATGACGTTACTCTTTGGGACCAGACAATATCTTCGGTAGCTTTTTTCAAAGCAGAGCTTGCAGAATCCTTGATCAATGGATATAAAGACCCTTTTGATAAAGACAAATACACTTTCAGGTACCTTCACGTGACTTTTGACGGTGAAAGCTATGTGGCAAAAGGAACTGGTATTGGCGACACAATAACTCGAAGAAAGCTTATCGACGAAGCATTTGATTCAGCAAAATTATTAATCGAGGTGGAGTATCCTCTCGGTTTAGAAATATACAGAGACACAAACGGGATAACTTTCTTAATTCCAGAGCTAAGTGAAAAACTGACGATTGATGACTTAGTTGTGAAGAAAGGGGTCAGTCTAAAGCAGACAATCTCAGAAAAGATCACTGCTTCAACTAACTGGGAAGTCACTCCGTTCTTCCATATCAGCGAAAGACCTTCAAGAAGTCTCTATAATTTGGGCTCTATGATATCAAAAAGGCCTGATGGCAATATTCCTTATCTGAAACTCAAAGAACTCTGGACCGAAAAAGCAGAGTTATGCTCTTCCTGCAATATAAGACCTATTGAAGCTAGCTCTCGAAAACGAGGGATTAAGTTTTGTGAAGAATGCTACAAGAGAATCACTGGCCGTGGAAAACAGTGGGTGGAAAACAGGAATAATCAAACCGTATGGATAGATGAAATCGCAGACTCAACGGGAAAAATCGCACTGCTTAGCTTTGGCTTCAGTTTGAACAGTTGGATCAATAAAGCACATAATCTTTCAACATTCGGAAACCTTAAGAAGACGGTTGGTTTCTCCTTCAAGGAACTCACGGAAGAGCTTTCAACATCAAACAAGCTAGATTGTATGCCAAATCTGAAGAGTATTGGAAAAAAACACGTCTTAAATGATCTTAAAACAGTTGATGGCCTTTATGACTTCATGGTGGGTTCTGAGGACCTCGAAGATAACAAAGCGCTCACAAAAAATGAAAAGCTGGCACTCGCAATTTGGCGGAAACCTCCTTCATTCGCAAGGGTTCGGAGAGTCTGGGAAACGACGAGTAAGTTCTGGGATGAGGCTCTTGTAGAAATCAAAGCAGTTATAAGTCCAATAACTGAAAGGATTGTTCTGAAAGTTCGGACAAATAATCTAAACCTCCCACCAAATAATGCCTATGAAGCCAAAGTCAATGAAACCAAATTCACTGTATTCTACGAGAACAAGAATCCTAAAGGCGCTGATGGACTTGAAAACTTCGTGATAATTGAGAATCTTGATCTACTAGCTAAGAAGCTCGGTGTAGAAATAAAGAAAGGCAGTCGAAAGGATTTAATTGATGAATTAATCAAAGAGTTTAAAGACAAGAACATAGACTTTTTCAGCTCCAACACTCCTTTAGAAGTACTCGCAAGTTCAAGAATCGAAGGCATCGAAATCGAATCGTGTAATTACTCCCCGGTAATCGAAATAACAAAAGACCCGGAAAGATTCATGGTTCTTGTGCCGGCTGATAAGGCTCTTGAAGCTGCTAAAAAGATAAAGGAAAAATATGAAAAGGAAATGGGAAAAGTCAGAAACCGCTTGCCCATGAATCTTGGGATCGTGTACGCGGGATATCATACGGCTCTTCCTGCCATCATGGATGCCGGGCGCAGGCTAATACAGATTGACAACAAAGAAAAAGAATGGATACTAACAAAGCAACCCGAAGAATACTCCAACTACTTCAAACTGTATTTTGAAGATCAGGTTTGGAAAATCCCCTCAAAGATGGGAGACTGTTCAGAAGATGTATGGTATCCGTATTTCTATGTTGATAATCTGGATAAAGTTGAACGGGAAAAAAGATGCCTTTCTTTCAAAGGCCCATCTGGTAATTGGCTAGTTCATGTTTCTCAGCTCAAAGAGGGGGATAAAGTTCTAGTCACACCTTCTTATTTTGATTTTGAGTATCTTTCTTCTGCTTCTCAGAGATTCGAAATCAGCTATAACGGCGAGAGTAGAAGGCGTTCAAAGGACAGAAAGCATCGTCCATACTATCTTGACGACCTGGATAAGATCGAAAGAGTATGGGTTATTCTCTCAACGAGACTTTCGAACAGCCAAATAAAGAAGCTGAACACTCTCGTTGAAGAAAAACGAAGAGATTGGACCGATTCACTTGGAGAAAAGG